From Haliotis asinina isolate JCU_RB_2024 chromosome 8, JCU_Hal_asi_v2, whole genome shotgun sequence, a single genomic window includes:
- the LOC137294712 gene encoding uncharacterized protein — translation MACCTHCVKETLIVCFVVCSVHCGYTTTHEKYIYLNNSRLNWWDARANCQINGGDLFVPVTEPQPSRQSGTRNRSTYYWLGAMKYSTWIWTEDGSPLYRNSRPSTLPDDMEASITFPNNSVYTCHRHCGRNTHTLGLSRDRCFCLDDEYDVSSSNSGDCEGGEPCPGNPDEVCGDANRMSVYNRHLASIPTEIGRCGYAVKDDNSLTISLDNNCRTNRKYACYEGTATGWSCYPCRGKVCVSCWKRTWAGANDRCKLVKLNSSSVEDLKGVMSRDTKYWIGLVYTSNRKWITGHEVSAYDEGTSSEPHCLAMSFMTWYAPQLSWKSCSVQYASICEVVRPKTSTTTTTTTATVTTTMTPQPSPATATTASETPTHQPTGNVPTFTDKSEVGRSEPVIASNGTQTGVSIGLGCVVLILIVIILILLLMRQNKLCFKRKSNEQSVHFNTATQNTTSDLEVPAQTTTAAYTDIEIAYMSDVKPMSSAVPMAAVRPRIQNYDNTFHSDGDENNYSVLSQPGKHQAPVTHGKPINNLPEHDKGDYDTAQAWGQGAGSTGLNNSEPSAVTRAPRISQDDNDVVGQHDPGGTAEMYDHFRDGERQGKTPREVDDSYSHIGRTNKGFDKNAYDVASTRQTEDRRDDTYNHTDSVKGNPGDNNDYYNTKCLFRDNNESLGRQHDIQDNGAVYTLAKRVSDA, via the exons ATGGCGtgctgtacacactgtgtgaaaGAGACGTTGATCGTGTGTTTTGTAGTTTGTTCTGTGCATTGCGGATATACCA CCACTCATGAAAAATACATCTACCTGAACAACAGCCGACTGAACTGGTGGGACGCCCGGGCCAACTGCCAGATCAATGGAGGCGACCTGTTTGTTCCAGTGACAGAACCTCAGCCTTCCCGTCAGTCCGGTACTCGAAACCGGAGTACATACTATTGGTTGGGGGCTATGAAGTATTCAACATGGATATGGACAG AAGATGGCAGTCCTTTGTACAGAAACTCCAGGCCCAGTACCCTACCTGATGATATGGAAGCTAGCATCACCTTTCCTAACAACTCCGTCTACACATGTCACCGTCACTGTGGGAGGAATACTCATACACTGGGCTTGAGT AGAGACAGGTGCTTTTGTCTTGATGACGAGTATGACGTTTCAAGTAGCAACAGCGGGGATTGTGAGGGAGGGGAGCCATGTCCAGGAAACCCAGACGAGGTGTGCGGAGACGCCAACCGAATGTCGGTCTATAACCGCC ACTTAGCATCCATACCGACAGAAATTGGACGATGTGGTTATGCTGTGAAAGATGACAACAGTTTAACCATATCACTCGATAACAACTGTCGTACAAATAGAAAATACGCATGTTATGAAG GTACGGCAACCGGATGGTCTTGCTACCCCTGTCGCGGGAAAGTGTGTGTTTCTTGTTGGAAACGGACATGGGCGGGGGCTAATGATCGGTGCAAGTTGGTGAAACTTAACAGTTCCAGTGTGGAGGATCTCAAGGGCGTCATGTCTCGTGATACTAAGTATTGGATCGGTCTTGTGTACACGTCAAACAGAAAGTGGATCACGG GACATGAAGTAAGTGCATATGATGAGGGCACTTCATCAGAACCCCACTGTCTTGCAATGTCTTTTATGACATGGTACGCACCACAACTGTCATGGAAGTCATGCTCTGTTCAATACGCGTCCATATGTGAAGTTG TTAGGCCCAAAacgtcaacaacaacaacaacaacaactgcaacagttacaacaaccatgacaccacaaccatcaccagCTACAGCAACAACGGCATCTGAAACACCAACACATCAACCAACAGGAAATGTTCCTACCTTTACCGATAAATCTGAAGTAGGTAGGAGTGAACCAGTCATAGCTTCAAATGGAACACAGACGG GTGTGTCCATAGGTCTAGGATGCGTCGTGCTTATACTCATCGTCATCATTCTTATACTTCTGTTGATGAG ACAAAATAAACTCTGTTTTAAGAGGAAAAGCAATGAGCAGTCCGTGCACTTCAACACAGCCACACAAAATACCACATCTGATCTGGAGGTACCTGCACAAACAACTACAGCTGCATACACTGACATCGAAATAGCATATATGTCTGACGTCAAGCCAATGTCTTCCGCAGTCCCCATGGCAGCCGTTCgacccagaattcaaaactaCGACAATACATTTCACTCAGATGGGGATGAGAATAATTACAGTGTCCTGTCACAGCCTGGAAAACATCAGGCTCCAGTGACACATGGGAAACCGATCAACAACCTCCCAGAGCATGACAAAGGGGACTACGACACAGCACAGGCGTGGGGCCAAGGGGCTGGGTCTACTGGGCTGAACAACTCGGAACCCTCTGCTGTGACGAGAGCTCCAAGGATATCCCAGGACGACAACGACGTGGTCGGACAACACGATCCTGGAGGAACTGCTGAGATGTATGACCATTTTAGAGATGGCGAGCGGCAGGGAAAGACTCCAAGAGAAGTGGATGACTCGTACAGTCACATTGGAAGGACCAACAAGGGATTTGATAAGAACGCTTATGACGTTGCCAGTACGAGGCAGACGGAGGACAGACGTGACGACACCTACAACCACACCGACTCTGTTAAAGGCAATCCAGGAGATAACAATGACTACTACAACACGAAGTGTCTTTTCAGAGACAACAACGAGAGTCTTGGTCGACAACATGACATACAGGACAACGGCGCTGTTTATACTCTTGCAAAGAGGGTTTCCGATGCATAA